The Triticum aestivum cultivar Chinese Spring chromosome 3A, IWGSC CS RefSeq v2.1, whole genome shotgun sequence genome includes a region encoding these proteins:
- the LOC123057274 gene encoding uncharacterized protein — translation MLHEKPVQIGQLADDADGANKAWTGEKRRHKHVRPSYSDAPSTAQDHGDLISHATDMEDTIQVGQDPISHATDMELLLRADSAQETKQDCFGPDVLISKEDETRYAQLLLPNIPLPREEDLPFDMTWEEEGKIKARLARLRITYYKALKPECARERELKEPEEYTDAELRKELYFKRLEEDGSFEWYVHPDDTYKAELNDYQRIAPRNFLPHSGRNLYRYHDEYRSCYHTYKIDAVYVKYYAEISKKIKWITEYLHLDRRTKDWIELDTRAWRQALRIATDFAHMTVRLAAFAYNEYILEMDKNASLKDIDLLYFEIWRRVAKKNLSYMDAVKEVYEMDKFDVHKRRLDGELKGVPAIATIKEYYVVRQGGIDAKTEEDKARDVFRKLSVSMHKAMNMAQYAQKKLDLADELKLDKEGGVVPLERPFEF, via the exons ATGCTGCACGAGAAGCCCGTCCAGATTGGCCAACTAGCCGATGATGCAGATGGGGCAAACAAGGCGTGGACAGGGGAGAAGAGGCGCCACAAGCACGTACGCCCGTCATATTCCGATGCTCCTTCCACTGCCCAAGACCATGGAGACCTAATTTCTCATGCCACAGACATGGAGGACACCATCCAAGTGGGCCAAGATCCGATTTCTCATGCGACAGACATGGAGCTGCTGCTCAGAGCAGATTCAGCACAAGAAACAAAGCAGGATTGCTTCGGGCCGGACGTCCTTATCAGCAAGGAAGACGAAACCCGTTATGCCCAACTTTTGCTTCCCAACATTCCTCTTCCAAGGGAGGAAGACCTGCCATTTGATATGACATGGGAGGAAGAAGGCAAGATAAAAGCGCGCCTTGCACGCCTTCGCATCACTTATTACAAG GCCCTGAAGCCGGAGTGCGCACGTGAACGTGAGCTCAAGGAACCAGAAGAATACACTGATGCTGAACTTCGAAAGGAGTTGTACTTTAAGCGGTTAGAGGAGGATGGAAGTTTTGAGTGGTACGTCCATCCTGATGACACCTATAAAGCTGAATTGAATGACTACCAACGGATTGCCCCTCGTAATTTT CTGCCTCATAGCGGTCGGAACCTGTACCGCTATCACGATGAGTACCGCTCATGTTATCATACATATAAAATTGATGCTGTTTATGTCAAGTATTATGCAGAAATTTCAAAGAAAATCAAG TGGATTACAGAGTATTTGCATCTGGATCGCAGGACCAAGGAT TGGATAGAATTGGATACTAGAGCATGGAGGCAAGCATTGAGGATTGCAACTGACTTTGCCCATATGACTGTTCGTTTAGCTGCTTTTGCTTATAAT GAGTACATTCTTGAGATGGATAAGAATGCGTCCCTCAAGGACATAGATCTTCTCTATTTTGAGATCTGGAGGCGTGTCGCTAAGAAAAAT TTAAGTTACATGGATGCTGTGAAGGAAGTATATGAAATGGACAAGTTCGATGTACACAAAAGGAGACTAGATGGTGAACTGAAAGGGGTTCCTGCCATCGCAACAATAAAAGAATAT TATGTTGTCCGACAAGGTGGCATTGACGCGAAG ACCGAAGAGGATAAAGCTCGGGATGTGTTTAGGAAGTTATCTGTCAGTATG CATAAAGCAATGAACATGGCTCAGTACGCTCAGAAAAAGTTGGATTTAGCAGATGAGCTGAAGTTGGACAAAGAG GGTGGAGTTGTTCCATTGGAAAGACCCTTTGAGTTCTGA